A window from Malania oleifera isolate guangnan ecotype guangnan chromosome 7, ASM2987363v1, whole genome shotgun sequence encodes these proteins:
- the LOC131160326 gene encoding UPF0481 protein At3g47200-like, which translates to MVEEMTTSDVDSAPTEIEQEREFEVIDIPLLLESNAKSSSKDGIYTEWSKCCIYRVPRKLRSVNEAAYTPQVVSIGPFHHGKPKLKAMEGLKSRYFDEFCRRTKKSRDSLKGIIDNECEQSIRACYAGTFELKKDKFVDMVVTDAGFIIELLLRSTEKHEKDYIFSKPWLKTCIEQDLILLENQLPFFVLEKIYNYAKPLSKPSKENVQESSNWDILQGTRSYFSKYNLQYTDPSSEVKHFTDLLRYYFCLPVRHTHEPLGKNRIESLRSATNLDEAGVEFEVIDTQHTKNIVFEKGRCLTHCPCFNCSWLLKCLPCFFHLLPNLKCEQPTLKLRRFEVDDTTECLFRNLMALEQCHYPNQVYVCNYVSLMDKLINTGEDVDLLIEKKVIVNYLGSSKAVAQLLNKLCEQIVEPNSCYYDCVQEINKHCNNPLNRIMATLTSVYFRDFWRGTATTVGIIVLCLTVWNIFLRHILKVNFRK; encoded by the coding sequence ATGGTGGAAGAGATGACCACCTCTGATGTTGACAGTGCTCCAACTGAAATAGAACAAGAAAGAGAGTTCGAGGTCATCGACATTCCTTTACTCCTGGAGAGTAATGCAAAGAGTAGCAGTAAAGATGGTATATACACCGAGTGGTCCAAGTGTTGCATATACCGGGTTCCCAGGAAACTTCGCAGCGTGAACGAAGCAGCATACACTCCCCAAGTAGTCTCAATAGGTCCTTTCCACCATGGCAAACCTAAGCTCAAGGCCATGGAAGGCCTCAAATCAAGATACTTTGATGAATTCTGCAGGAGAACTAAAAAGAGCCGCGATTCTTTAAAAGGCATCATTGataatgaatgtgagcaaagcatCCGAGCCTGTTATGCAGGGACCTTCGAGCTCAAAAAGGATAAATTTGTAGATATGGTGGTAACCGATGCTGGATTCATCATCGAGCTCCTACTAAGGAGTACAGAGAAACATGAAAAGGACTATATTTTCAGCAAGCCGTGGTTGAAGACATGCATAGAGCAGGATCTGATACTGCTAGAGAATCAGCTTCCTTTTTTTGTTCTTGAAAAAATATACAATTATGCCAAGCCGCTTTCCAAGCCCAGCAAAGAAAATGTGCAGGAAAGCAGCAACTGGGATATCCTTCAGGGGACAAGAAGTTACTTTTCCAAGTATAATCTCCAGTACACAGATCCCAGTTCAGAGGTAAAGCATTTCACTGATCTGCTTAGATATTATTTTTGTCTACCTGTTAGACACACACATGAACCGCTGGGTAAGAATAGAATCGAAAGCCTGCGCAGTGCGACAAATCTGGATGAGGCAGGGGTGGAGTTTGAGGTTATTGATACACAACACACGAAAAATATTGTGTTCGAAAAGGGAAGGTGCTTGACGCATTGCCCTTGCTTCAATTGTTCATGGCTTCTGAAATGTTTGCCCTGTTTCTTTCATCTCCTCCCAAACTTGAAGTGCGAGCAGCCTACCTTGAAACTCCGAAGATTCGAAGTAGACGACACAACAGAGTGCCTTTTCAGGAACCTCATGGCCTTGGAGCAGTGCCACTACCCAAATCAAGTTTATGTCTGCAACTATGTTTCCCTCATGGATAAGCTTATCAACACTGGGGAAGATGTGGATTTGCTCATCGAGAAGAAGGTAATTGTCAATTATCTGGGCAGCAGTAAGGCAGTGGCCCAACTATTGAACAAGCTTTGTGAGCAAATTGTGGAACCAAATTCTTGTTACTATGACTGTGTCCAAGAGATCAATAAGCACTGCAACAACCCCTTGAACCGCATTATGGCGACGCTGACCAGTGTCTATTTCCGTGATTTCTGGAGAGGCACTGCAACTACTGTTGGAATTATAGTTCTGTGCCTTACAGTTTGGAATATTTTCCTGAGGCATATCCTTAAGGTTAACTTCCGAAAGTAG